One segment of Cynocephalus volans isolate mCynVol1 chromosome 8, mCynVol1.pri, whole genome shotgun sequence DNA contains the following:
- the WDTC1 gene encoding WD and tetratricopeptide repeats protein 1: protein MAKVNITRDLIRRQIKERGALSFERHYHVTDPFIRRLGLEAELQGHSGCVNCLEWNEKGDLLASGSDDQHTIVWDPLHHKKLLSMHTGHTANIFSVKFLPHAGDRILITGAADSKVHVHDLTVKETIHMFGDHTNRVKRIATAPMWPNTFWSAAEDGLIRQYDLRENSKHSEVLIDLTEYCGQLVEAKCLTVNPQDNNCLAVGASGPFVRLYDIRMIHNHRKSMKQSPSAGVHTFCDRQKPLPDGAAQYYVAGHLPVKLPDYNNRLRVLVATYVTFSPNGTELLVNMGGEQVYLFDLTYKQRPYTFLLPRKCHSSGEVQNGKMSTNGVSTGVSNGLHLHSNGFRLPESRGHVSPQVELPPYLERVKQQANEAFACQQWTQAIQLYSKAVQRAPHNAMLYGNRAAAYMKRKWDGDHYDALRDCLKAISLNPCHLKAHFRLARCLFELKYVAEALECLDDFKGKFPEQAHSSACDALGRDITAALFSKNDGEEKKGAGGGPVRLRSTSRKDSISEDEMVLRERSYDYQFRYCGHCNTTTDIKEANFFGSNAQYIVSGSDDGSFFIWEKETTNLVRVLQGDESIVNCLQPHPSYCFLATSGIDPVVRLWNPRPESEDLTSRVVEDMEGASQANQRRMNADPLEVMLLNMGYRITGLSSGGAGASDDEDSSEGQVQCRPS, encoded by the exons GGTCACTCAGGATGTGTCAACTGTCTGGAGTGGAATGAGAAAGGAGA CTTGCTGGCCTCTGGTTCTGACGACCAGCACACGATTGTGTGGGACCCATTGCACCACAAGAAGCTGCTCTCCATGCACACGGGACAcactgcaaatatcttctctgtcAAG TTCCTGCCTCACGCTGGCGACCGCATCTTGATCACTGGGGCAGCTGACTCCAAGGTGCATGTCCACGACCTGACAGTAAAGGAGACTATCCACATGTTTGGAGACCACACAAACCGAGTGAAACGCATCGCCACAGCACCCATGTGGCCTAACACATTCTGGAGTGCTGCTGAGGATGGGCTTATCCG CCAGTATGACCTTCGGGAGAACAGTAAACACTCGGAGGTGCTGATTGACCTGACAGAGTACTGTGGCCAGCTGGTAGAAGCCAAGTGCCTCACCGTCAACCCCCAGGACAACAACTGCCTGGCGGTAGGGGCCAGCGGGCCCTTCGTTAGGCTCTATGACATTCGCATGATCCACAACCACAG AAAGAGCATGAAGCAGAGCCCTTCAGCAGGTGTGCACACCTTCTGTGACCGGCAGAAGCCCCTTCCAGATGGTGCAGCCCAGTATTACGTAGCAG GTCACCTGCCAGTGAAGCTGCCTGACTACAACAACCGTCTGAGAGTGCTGGTTGCCACCTATGTGACCTTCAGCCCCAATGGCACAGAGCTGCTAGTCAACATGGGAGGGGAGCAG GTCTATTTGTTTGACTTGACTTACAAGCAGCGACCATACACCTTCCTCTTGCCTAGAAAATGCCACTCCTCAGGGG AAGTCCAGAATGGCAAGATGTCCACCAACGGTGTGTCCACTGGTGTGTCCAACGGCCTACACCTTCACAGCAATGGCTTCCGGCTGCCAGAGAGCAGGGGACATGTCAG CCCCCAAGTAGAGCTGCCCCCATACCTGGAGCGTGTGAAACAGCAAGCCAATGAGGCTTTTGCCTGCCAGCAGTGGACCCAGGCCATTCAGCTTTACAGCAAGGCTGTGCAGAGGGCCCCTCACAATGCCATGCTCTATGGAAACCGAGCTGCTGCCTACATGAAGCGCAAGTG GGACGGTGACCACTACGATGCCCTGAGGGACTGCCTCAAGGCCATCTCCTTAAACCCGTGCCACCTGAAGGCACACTTCCGTCTGGCCCGCTGCCTATTTGAGCTCAAgtatgtggctgaggccctggaGTGCCTGGATGACTTCAAAGGAAAGTTCCCAGAGCAGGCCCACAGCAGCGCTTGTGATGCACTGGGCCGCGACATCACGGCTGCCCTCTTCTCCAAAAACGATGGTG AGGAGAAGAAGGGAGCTGGTGGCGGCCCAGTCCGCCTCCGCAGCACCAGCCGCAAGGACTCCATCTCAGAGGACGAGATGGTGCTGCGAGAGCGAAGCTATGACTATCAGTTCCGCTACTGCGGCCACTGCAACACCACCACGGATATCAAGGAGGCCAATTTCTTTGGCAG CAACGCTCAATACATCGTCAGTGGCTCTGACGATGGCTCCTTCTTCATCTGGGAAAAGGAGACCACCAACCTGGTCCGTGTGCTCCAGGGGGATGAGTCCATCGTCAACTGTCTGCAGCCGCACCCCAGCTACTGCTTCCTGGCCACCAGTGGCATCGACCCTGTTGTGCGGCTCTGGAACCCCCGACCAGAG AGCGAAGACCTCACAAGCCGAGTCGTGGAGGACATGGAGGGCGCTTCGCAGGCCAACCAGCGGCGCATGAACGCAGACCCCCTGGAGGTGATGCTGCTCAACATGGGCTACCGGATCACAGGCCTGAGCAGTGGGGGTGCTGGGGCCTCTGACGATGAGGACAGCTCCGAGGGCCAGGTGCAGTGCCGGCCCAGCTAG